The Megasphaera elsdenii DSM 20460 genome includes the window ATGGGGATGCCCTTCATCATAGTCAGGACACCCATGAGATGGCCGTAGAACCGGCCTGTCTTGCCGCGGACGAGTTCGCAGATATCGGGATTCTTCTTCTGAGGCATGATGGACGAGCCCGTGCAGTGGGAATCGTCGAGTTCGATGAACTTAAATTCCGAACTGGACCAGAGGATAAATTCTTCCGACAAGCGGCTGAGGTGCATCATCAGGACGGCAGCAAATTCCAGGAAGGCGATGATATAGTCGCGGTCGCTGACGGCATCGAGGCTGTTATCATAAATCTTGCCGAAATGCAAGGTCTTGGCGACGAAGGGCTGGTCGAGAGGATACGTCGTGCCAGCCAGGGCGCCGGCGCCGAGGGGCATCATGTCGGCCATGTCCCAGGCATATTTCAAGTGGATGAAGTCACGGGATAGCATGGAGAAATAGGCCATGAGGTGGTGACTGAAGAGAATCGGCTGGGCCCGCTGGAGATGGGTGTACCCCGGCATGATGACGTCGCTGTACTTTTCGGCAGCCTTGACCAGCGATTCCTGGAGCTTGACCAGGAGCTTGGCGACGGCGGCGATTTCGCGGCGGACATACATGTGCGTATCCAAGGCGACCTGGTCGTTACGGCTGCGGCCGGTATGCAGGCGCTTGCCGGCTTCGCCGATGGCATCGGTCAATCGTTTTTCGATGTTCATGTGGATATCTTCCAGTTCGACGGAGAAATCGAAATCCCCGTCTTCAATCTGCTGGAAAATGGCCTTCAGCCCCTTGACGATGGCATCTTTATCTTCCTGGGAAATGATGCCCTGTTTAGCCAGCATCGTCGCATGGGCAATGCTGCCGCAGATATCTTCAGCGTACATGCGGCAATCGAATTGGATGGATGCATTAAATTCTTCTACACTTTTATCCGTGGCCTTAGTAAAACGGCCGCCCCATAACTTCATACGAATCGCTCCTTATTTACCCTGTTTTTCTACGTGCTGTTTCATGAGGGCCCGCATCTTGAGCGGCAGGCCGAAGAGGTTGATGAAGCCTTCGGCATCGGTCTGATCGTATACGTCGTCTTCGCCGAAAGTGACAAATTCTTCATTGTACAAGGAGTACGGCGACGTAGAACCAGCGCTGATGATGTTGCCCTTATAGAGTTTCAATGTGACCTGGCCGGTAACGGTCTTCTGCGTTTCATCGACGAAAGCCGACAGGGCTTCGCGAAGCGGCGAGAACCATTTGCCGTCATAGACGAGTTCGGCAAATTTATTGGCTACATTTTCTTTATAGTGGTACGTGTCGCGGTCGAGGCAGAGATATTCCAGTTCTCTGTGGGCATACATGATGATGGCACCGCCCGGGTTTTCATAGATGCCACGGCTCTTCATGCCGACCAGCCGGTTTTCGACGATATCGACGATGCCGACGCCGTTGCGGGCACCGATTTCATTGAGGGTCGTAATGAGTTCGACTGCGCCGAGTTTCTGACCGTTGACGGCAACCGGTACGCCCTGTTCGAAGTCGATCTTGACGTATTCCGGAGCATCCGGAGCCTGTTCCGGCGTCTTGGTGACCATGTAGACCATGTCTTTCGGAGCATTGGCCGGATTTTCCAGGTCATCCCCTTCGTGGCTCAAATGCCAGATGTTCCAGTCCATGCTGTACGGATAGGGGTTTTCTTCAGACTGATAGTCGATGGGGACGTTGTGGGCTTCGGCGTATTTCAGTTCATCTTCACGGGATTTGAGGTCCCACATCCGCCAGGGAGCGATGAGGGTCATTTCCGGAGCCAGGGCTTTGACAGTCAGTTCAAAACGGACCTGGTCATTGCCTTTGCCCGTAGCGCCGTGAGCGATGGCGTCAGCGCCTTCTTCCTTGGCGACTTCGACGAGTTTCTTAGAAATAAGGGGACGAGCAAAGGACGTGCCCAAGAGGTATTTTCC containing:
- the argH gene encoding argininosuccinate lyase codes for the protein MKLWGGRFTKATDKSVEEFNASIQFDCRMYAEDICGSIAHATMLAKQGIISQEDKDAIVKGLKAIFQQIEDGDFDFSVELEDIHMNIEKRLTDAIGEAGKRLHTGRSRNDQVALDTHMYVRREIAAVAKLLVKLQESLVKAAEKYSDVIMPGYTHLQRAQPILFSHHLMAYFSMLSRDFIHLKYAWDMADMMPLGAGALAGTTYPLDQPFVAKTLHFGKIYDNSLDAVSDRDYIIAFLEFAAVLMMHLSRLSEEFILWSSSEFKFIELDDSHCTGSSIMPQKKNPDICELVRGKTGRFYGHLMGVLTMMKGIPMAYDKDMQEDKEGVFDAIDNLKFALTIYAAMIDKMTVNGKHMREVLESDFSNATDMADYLAKKGLPFREAHAVVGKAVHYCIEQGKVLQQLSLQELQAMSPLFAEDIHHYLDIETCVKQRNTYNGTSPQSVARQCQSGKAAITGEQSQIETWNDVVASVYELLK
- a CDS encoding argininosuccinate synthase; the encoded protein is MSNTKKDIKKIVLAYSGGLDTSVIIPWLKENYPGAEVIAACADVGQPDDFEAIEKKAYASGASKVYVMDIKKEFMEEYVWPTVKAGAVYEGKYLLGTSFARPLISKKLVEVAKEEGADAIAHGATGKGNDQVRFELTVKALAPEMTLIAPWRMWDLKSREDELKYAEAHNVPIDYQSEENPYPYSMDWNIWHLSHEGDDLENPANAPKDMVYMVTKTPEQAPDAPEYVKIDFEQGVPVAVNGQKLGAVELITTLNEIGARNGVGIVDIVENRLVGMKSRGIYENPGGAIIMYAHRELEYLCLDRDTYHYKENVANKFAELVYDGKWFSPLREALSAFVDETQKTVTGQVTLKLYKGNIISAGSTSPYSLYNEEFVTFGEDDVYDQTDAEGFINLFGLPLKMRALMKQHVEKQGK